The nucleotide window ACGCCAGCAGCCTGTCGACCTGAGCGTCCACGTCCTGGCCCGGTTTCAATACCAGCTCGCCGTCGGCCACGGCCCTGGCCAGCGCCAAGATGGCCCTTGAGCGGCTGGCCAGGATCCCGAGCCGGCCAAGCTGATCCTGGCTTGCCTGCGCCATCCTTTCCGGTGACGGGAAGCTGTAGGCCAGTTCCTCGAAAGGCGTTTTCAACGGCTCGCCCAAGGCCGTGACGAGGCGGCCGGCCAGGGTATGGGCCGCCTTGACGGTGACCTGCTGGCCGAGGATGGCGCGCACGGCCATTTCGAAGCCGTCAAAGGTGCCGGGCAGGCGCAGGCCGGGGGCTCCGGTCGCCAGCTTGCCAAGCGCCGAGGCCACCTCGTCCGGCCGGCACCAGAGATCGAAGCAATGCCTGGCCCCGGCCACGAGCTGGGGCAGCACGGGCGCCAACGACTGGCTGATGCTGAGGGTGATGGCATTCCCGGCGCTGCTTGCCTCCAGCCAGCCGCTGTGTTCGCCAAGTTGCAGCGTGCGGCGATAGTGGCCGCCCGTTATGGACTCGACGCCGCGGATCAGCCGCTGCGACAAAAAGGCCAGCAGCGCCGGCCAGTCGAGCGGCGGCACGAAGGGCAGCGTCAAGGTGATGGGGCTGTCACCGGCCGATTTGCCCTTGCGCAGCTCGGTCGGGGCCAGGCGGTAGCGTTCCTTGAAGAGGTGGTTGAAGCGGCTGAGGCTCTGGAAGCCGGCCGTCATGGCAATGGTGGCAACGGGCAGCGCCGTGTCGGTGAGCAGTCGCTTCGCAAGCAGCAGCCGCTGGGTCTGGAGATAGCGGACCGGGGTCGTGCCAAGCTCCTGCTCGAAGACCCGCCGCAAATGCCGGTCGGAGACGCCGAGTTCGCTCGCAAGCGCTGCCAGGCTGCCGTCATGGCCGGATTCGAGGCGCTGCAAGGTGGCGCGGACGAGCCTGTCCTTGGCGTCTATGGGGGCGAGGCCGGGGGCAAGCTCGGGCCGGCAGCGCAGGCAGGGCCGAAAGCCGGCGTCTTCGGCGGCAGCGGCGGAGGAAAAGAAGCGGCAGTTCTCGGGCTTAGGCGTCTTGGCCGTGCAGACGGGCCGGCAATAGATGCCGGTGGTGACGACGCCGACGAAGAGACGGCCGTCATAGCGGGCATCATTGCTGGTGATGATGGGGTAGCAGGTGCTGGTTTCCAACATGGGGGCTCCTGTGTTCATGGAGCCATCATAGGCCGTGGGGGCGGCGAAAGCTTGCCGTTTTCGGACCTGGATTTTCAGATGAAGTCGCAGGGGGCCGAGAAGGTCATCCGCTTGCCGCTGTAGGGGTGGTGAATGCTGAGGTCGGCGGCATGGAGCAGGAGCCGGGGCGAGGCGGCAAGGGCGTCTCCCGTGGCATAGAAGCGGTCGCCAAGGATGGGGTGGCCAAGCTCAAGCATGTGGACCCGGAGCTGGTGAGAGCGGCCGGTGATGGGAATGAGCTCGACAAGGGATGAGTGAGCGTCTTCGGACAGGACGTGGTAATGGGTCTGGGACGGCTTGCCGTTTTCAAGGCAGACCATCTGCTTCGGCCGGTTCGGCCAGTCGCAGATCAGCGGCAGATCGACCGTGCCTTCCTTTTTCTCTAAGTGACCCCAGACCCTGGCCAGGTACCGCTTCGCCGTTTCCCGCTCCCGGAACTGGCGCTTGAGCTCCCGCTCGGCGTCCTTGCGCAGCGCCAGCACCATGATGCCGGACGTATCCATGTCGAGGCGATGGACGACATGGGAGCCGGGATGCCGCTCCAGGACCCGGGCCCAGACGCTGTCCCTGTGGGCCGGATCCCGGCCCGGCACCGACAGCAGGCCGCTTGGCTTGTTGACGACGAGGATGTCCTTGTCTTCATGAAGGATGTCCAGCCAGGGGCTTTGGGGCGGTTGGTATTGGAACATGGCGCACTTTCTCTCAAGCGGGGCGCTAAAGATACCGCAACGGCGCGTCCCGCGCATCCACCTTGCCCTTCGACAAAGCCTTGACTAGACATGAATGTGACCCCGTTGTCTCGGGCCAATTCCCTTCCATTTCGGAGACAGACCCATGTCAGTGAACAAGGATAAGATTGTTAAAGGTGTGCAGGGCGCCGCCCTGGCCATGGCCGCTGCGGCGCTGTTCAGCTCGCCGGCCCTGGCCGGCGGCGACAAGCACGGCAAGAGCGCCTCCCACGAGGTGCATTGCTATGGCGTCAACGCCTGCAAGGGCCACAACGACTGCAAGGGCGCAGACAACGCCTGTGCCGGCCAGGCGTCCTGCAAGGGCACCGGCTTCGTCACCATGTCCGCCAAGGCCTGCAAGGATGTTGGCGGCAAGAAGAAGGACGACTGGCGCGGCAAGGTCGACAAGGCCGATCTCGTCAAATGCCACGGCGTCAACGCCTGCAAGGGCCACAACGACTGCAAGACCGCCAAGAACGCCTGTGGTGGCCATGCTTCCTGCAAGGGCACCGGTTTCGTGAAGATGTCGGCCAAGGCCTGCAAGGACATTGGAGGCGAGGTTGGCGAATAAGCACGCCGGGCCCGCAGCAGCGGGCCTTTTGTCACAGCCCCTGGGCTTCGGCCTGGGGCTCAGATCCGATCATTACCAGGACGTGCTCGACCAGGAGCCCAAGGTGGACTGGTTCGAGATCATCTCCGAAAACTTCATGGTGGCCGGCGGCAAGCCCCGGTATTACCTGGATGCCGTCGCCGAACGCTATCCCATCGTCATGCACGGGGTGTCGCTGTCCATCGGCTCCGTCGAGCCCCTGGACTGGGATTACCTGCACGCCCTCAAGGCGTTGGCCGACCACGTCCAGCCGGCCTGGCTTTCCGATCACCTCTGTTTCACTTCCGTCCATGGCGTCAACAGCCATGATCTGCTGCCGCTGCCCTATACCCGGGAGGCCGTTCACCATGTGGCCGGACGGGTCCGGCAGATCCAGGATTTCCTGGGCCGGCGCATCCTGCTGGAAAATGTCTCCAGCTACCTGAGCTACAAGGACGCCGAGATGAGCGAGTGGGATTTCGTCAACGCCGTCGCCGCCGAGGCCGACTGCCTGCTGTTGCTCGACGTCAACAACATCCATGTCAGTGCCGTCAATCATGGCTTCGACGCCCTGGAATACCTCCAGGCGATGGATCCGGGCCGGGTGCAGCAGTTCCACCTGGCCGGCCACAGCAACCAGGGCGACCATCTGATCGACACCCACGACCAGCCGGTGCCGGATCCGGTCTGGGAGCTGTACCGCCACGCCATGGCCCGCTTCGGCCCGGTCAGCACCTTGCTGGAACGGGACGAGCATATTCCGCCCCTGGCCGAGCTGGTGATGGAGCTGGACAAGGCCAGGCAACTGGCCGCCACTGTGCGGGGAGCGGCCTGATGGCACTGGCCGAACTGCAAGGCGCCTTCCTCGCCGCCCTGAAGGGGGAGCCGGATGCGCTGCTGGCCCAAGTGGCCGAGCAGGGCCCCCTGGCCCCCGCAGACAGGATTGCCATCTACGGCAATGCCTATCGCCTGCGCCTGGCCGCCGTTTTGGAGACCGATCACCCCATGTTGGCGCTGTACCTGGGGGATGAGGCCTTCGGCGAGCTCTGTGAGGGCTATATCGACCACCACCCCTCCCGCCACAAGTCGCTGCGTCATTTCGGCGAGGCGCTGCCGGCCTACCTGGTCGAACAGGCGCCCTTTGCCGAGCATCCGCAACTGGCCGAGCTGGCCCGTTTTGAACGCCTGCTGCTGGATGCCTTCGACGGCGCCGATGGGGCCAGGGCGGCACCGGGCTGCCTGGCCGAGCTGGCACCGGAGCACTGGCCAGGGCTCAGGCTGGATTTCCATCCCTGCGTCAGGGTCTTTGAAACACGCTGCAACGCGGTGCCCATCTGGCAGGCATTGAAGGCGGACGAAATGCCACCGCCGCCGCTGCTGGCACCGGGCCGCTGGCTCATCTGGCGCAGCCGGGACAGGCTGACCGAGTTTCGGCATCTGGATGAGGACGAAGCCCTGTTGCTGCGGCTGTTGTTGGTCGAGGGGGTGATCTTGGCCGAGGCCTGCGAGGGCCTGGCCGAGACGCTGCCGGCCGAGCAGATCCCCAGACTGTTGCAAAGCAGCCTGGGGCGCTGGCTCGAGGACGGCATCATCACCGTCCTGCGGCGCTAGCCGGCATACAAAAAAGCCCCCTGGCGGGGGCTAAAGGTCTTCTCGGGTAGAAACTCAGTAGGCGTTGGCCGGCAGCGGGGCCTTCTGGCCGAAGCCCTGCAGGCGCCAGGCGAACAGCGCCAGCAGCAGGCCGCCCCAGGCGAACAGCACGTCGCCCGGCACCCTCAGCCACACCAGGGTGTGGATGATGTCCTGGTGCAGGAACTCGGGGCTGCGGGCCGCCCAGTAGCTGACGTCCACGGCTTCGAAGAACTGCAGGAAGCCAACCGGGGCCAGGGACATGAAGCACATGGCGGCCAGGCCGATGTTCAGGCTCCAGAAGGTCCACTTCAGGATGTTGTCGTTCCAGAAGCGGTTCTCGCTCATGCCGCGCAGGCAGAACAGCAGCAGGCCGATACCCAGCAGGCCGTACACCCCGAACATGGCGGCGTGGCCGTGCAGCGGCGTGGTGTTCAGGCCCTGCACATAGTAGAGGCTGATGGGCGGGTTGATGAGGAAGCCAAGCAGGCCGGCACCAACCAGGTTCCAGAAGGCACAGCCGATGAAGAACATGATCGGCCAGCGGTACTTCTCGACCCAGGGCGCGGCCTTGCCGAGACGATAGCTCTCGTAGGCCTCGAAGCCGATCAGGGCCAGGGGCACCACTTCCAGGGCACTGAACACGGCGCCCCAGGCGATGAAGGACACGGGGGCACCGGTGAAGTAGAGGTGGTGCAATGTGCCGAGGATGCCGCCGGTCAGGAAGATGGCGGTGGCGAAGATGACCTGGGCATTGGCGGTAGCGGCGCGGATCAGGCCCATGCGGGTGAACAGCAAGGCGATGACGGCGGTGGCAAAGACCTCGAAGAAGCCTTCAACCCAGAGGTGCACCACCCACCAGCGCCAGTACTCGGCCAGGGCGATGTGGGTGTGGCGACCCATCATCAGGCCGGCGGCGTACATCAGGCCGATGGCGATGGTGGACAGGAACAGGATCCACATCACCGGCTTGTATTCGCTTTCGCCTTTCAGGGCCGGAGACAGGGCGCGGGTGACCAGGGCCAGCCAGATCAGCAGGCCGGCGAACAGCAGGATCTGCCAGAAGCGACCCAGATCCACGAACTCGTAGCCCTGGTGGCCGAACCAGAAGTTTTCACCCAGGGTGAACACCTGCTGTACGCCCAGCCATTCGCCGGCCATGGAGCCGACCACCACCAGTACCAGTGCCACATAGAGCACGTTGACCAGCAGTGCCTGGAACTTGGGTTCCTTGCCGGACAGGGCCGGGGCTATGTAGAGGCCGGTACCGAGCCAGGCGGTGGCGACCCAGAACACGGCCAACTGGGTGTGCCAGGTGCGCACCACTGAGTAGGGCAGGATGTCGGACAGCTGGATGCCGTAGAAGGCCTGACCTTCCACCGCGTAGTGGGCGGTGATGCCGCCAAGCAGGATCTGGCCGAGGAACAGGGCGATCACCGTCCAGAAGTACTTCTTGGTGGCCTTCATGGAGGGGGTGATGACCATGGCGTCCAGGGGATCCTGGTCGGGGGCCTTGAGCTCATGCTCGTCCTTGGTGCGGGCATGGTGCCAGGCCAGCACGCCGATGCCGGCGATCAGGAACAGCACGGAGATCAGCGACCAGCCCAGCAGGTTGCCCTGGGGGGTGTTGCCCACCAGCGGCTCGTGGGGCCAGTTGTTGGTGTAGCTGACATCTTCGCCGGGCCTGTTGGTCACGGTTGACCAGGCAGTCCAGAAGAAGAAGCCGGCCATGGCCTGGCGATGCTCCTGGTTCGGGATGGGATTTTCCTTGATGGCGTAATCCTCGCGAACAGGTTGCATGGCCGGATCGTCGCTGAACAGGCGGTCGTAGTAGTCGACCAGTTCGGCGAAGGCCCTGGCCCGGGCTTCATCGACGATGATGGCGTCCTGGCGGGCGTCATAGGTGTTGGTGCGGACCTTCTCCTGCAGCTGGGCACGGAGCATGGCCTGGGTGGCATTGGGCGCCAGCTCGTAGTTCTCGAAGCCCTGGGTCACGGCCAGCTGATCCAGGATCAGCAGCGCTTCCCGGTGCAGCCAGTCGGCGGACCAGTCCGGCGCCACATAGGAGCCGTGGCCCCAGATGGAGCCTTGTTGATGGCCGCCCATGGAGCGCCAGGCGTCCTGGCCACGCTCGATGTCGGCCTTGGTGAGGAGGACCTCACCGGATTGGGTGATCACCTTGGCGGGGATGGGCGGTGCTGCACGGTACAGCTGTCCTCCCAAGAGCCCCAGCACGGTGAAGGAAACGCTGAACACCAAAAATAGTGCCAGCCA belongs to Gallaecimonas sp. GXIMD4217 and includes:
- a CDS encoding nitric-oxide reductase large subunit, with the protein product MSKEKRLWLALFLVFSVSFTVLGLLGGQLYRAAPPIPAKVITQSGEVLLTKADIERGQDAWRSMGGHQQGSIWGHGSYVAPDWSADWLHREALLILDQLAVTQGFENYELAPNATQAMLRAQLQEKVRTNTYDARQDAIIVDEARARAFAELVDYYDRLFSDDPAMQPVREDYAIKENPIPNQEHRQAMAGFFFWTAWSTVTNRPGEDVSYTNNWPHEPLVGNTPQGNLLGWSLISVLFLIAGIGVLAWHHARTKDEHELKAPDQDPLDAMVITPSMKATKKYFWTVIALFLGQILLGGITAHYAVEGQAFYGIQLSDILPYSVVRTWHTQLAVFWVATAWLGTGLYIAPALSGKEPKFQALLVNVLYVALVLVVVGSMAGEWLGVQQVFTLGENFWFGHQGYEFVDLGRFWQILLFAGLLIWLALVTRALSPALKGESEYKPVMWILFLSTIAIGLMYAAGLMMGRHTHIALAEYWRWWVVHLWVEGFFEVFATAVIALLFTRMGLIRAATANAQVIFATAIFLTGGILGTLHHLYFTGAPVSFIAWGAVFSALEVVPLALIGFEAYESYRLGKAAPWVEKYRWPIMFFIGCAFWNLVGAGLLGFLINPPISLYYVQGLNTTPLHGHAAMFGVYGLLGIGLLLFCLRGMSENRFWNDNILKWTFWSLNIGLAAMCFMSLAPVGFLQFFEAVDVSYWAARSPEFLHQDIIHTLVWLRVPGDVLFAWGGLLLALFAWRLQGFGQKAPLPANAY
- the alkA gene encoding DNA-3-methyladenine glycosylase 2, whose amino-acid sequence is MLETSTCYPIITSNDARYDGRLFVGVVTTGIYCRPVCTAKTPKPENCRFFSSAAAAEDAGFRPCLRCRPELAPGLAPIDAKDRLVRATLQRLESGHDGSLAALASELGVSDRHLRRVFEQELGTTPVRYLQTQRLLLAKRLLTDTALPVATIAMTAGFQSLSRFNHLFKERYRLAPTELRKGKSAGDSPITLTLPFVPPLDWPALLAFLSQRLIRGVESITGGHYRRTLQLGEHSGWLEASSAGNAITLSISQSLAPVLPQLVAGARHCFDLWCRPDEVASALGKLATGAPGLRLPGTFDGFEMAVRAILGQQVTVKAAHTLAGRLVTALGEPLKTPFEELAYSFPSPERMAQASQDQLGRLGILASRSRAILALARAVADGELVLKPGQDVDAQVDRLLALPGIGPWTADYIAMRALGCPDRFLTADHGVKKALGETNGKRLQALAEPWRPWRSYAVMHLWRSLAQKQP
- the rluA gene encoding bifunctional tRNA pseudouridine(32) synthase/23S rRNA pseudouridine(746) synthase RluA — its product is MFQYQPPQSPWLDILHEDKDILVVNKPSGLLSVPGRDPAHRDSVWARVLERHPGSHVVHRLDMDTSGIMVLALRKDAERELKRQFRERETAKRYLARVWGHLEKKEGTVDLPLICDWPNRPKQMVCLENGKPSQTHYHVLSEDAHSSLVELIPITGRSHQLRVHMLELGHPILGDRFYATGDALAASPRLLLHAADLSIHHPYSGKRMTFSAPCDFI
- a CDS encoding DUF692 domain-containing protein; protein product: MSQPLGFGLGLRSDHYQDVLDQEPKVDWFEIISENFMVAGGKPRYYLDAVAERYPIVMHGVSLSIGSVEPLDWDYLHALKALADHVQPAWLSDHLCFTSVHGVNSHDLLPLPYTREAVHHVAGRVRQIQDFLGRRILLENVSSYLSYKDAEMSEWDFVNAVAAEADCLLLLDVNNIHVSAVNHGFDALEYLQAMDPGRVQQFHLAGHSNQGDHLIDTHDQPVPDPVWELYRHAMARFGPVSTLLERDEHIPPLAELVMELDKARQLAATVRGAA
- a CDS encoding DNA-binding domain-containing protein, translated to MALAELQGAFLAALKGEPDALLAQVAEQGPLAPADRIAIYGNAYRLRLAAVLETDHPMLALYLGDEAFGELCEGYIDHHPSRHKSLRHFGEALPAYLVEQAPFAEHPQLAELARFERLLLDAFDGADGARAAPGCLAELAPEHWPGLRLDFHPCVRVFETRCNAVPIWQALKADEMPPPPLLAPGRWLIWRSRDRLTEFRHLDEDEALLLRLLLVEGVILAEACEGLAETLPAEQIPRLLQSSLGRWLEDGIITVLRR